In Helianthus annuus cultivar XRQ/B chromosome 9, HanXRQr2.0-SUNRISE, whole genome shotgun sequence, the following are encoded in one genomic region:
- the LOC110879616 gene encoding early nodulin-like protein 1 has protein sequence MKNTTPILIAFAFLTILKLHTAHQFQVGGDKGWVIPPSNDTDHYNQWATHNRFSINDTLRFEYKKDSVLVVTKEEHEKCKSSHPLFFSDNGDTSFELNRSGFFYFISGDSGHCERGLKMIVKVLEAENNVGHPANHTSTTTTTTSEAASVLKMDSDTLSQTLMIVGIIAMFTVFYM, from the exons ATGAAGAACACAACCCCCATTCTCATAGCATTCGCCTTCTTAACCATCCTCAAACTCCACACGGCTCATCAGTTCCAAGTTGGTGGCGACAAAGGCTGGGTCATCCCTCCCTCTAACGACACCGATCACTACAACCAATGGGCTACCCACAATCGCTTTAGCATAAACGACACATTGC GTTTTGAGTACAAGAAAGATTCGGTGTTGGTTGTGACCAAAGAAGAACACGAGAAATGCAAGTCATCGCACCCTTTATTCTTCTCTGACAATGGTGACACTAGTTTTGAACTCAACCGGTCTGGATTCTTTTACTTTATTAGTGGTGATTCTGGTCATTGTGAACGTGGTCTTAAGATGATTGTTAAGGTTTTGGAAGCTGAAAACAACGTTGGTCATCCTGCAAACCATACatctactactactactactacgaGTGAAGCGGCTTCGGTACTAAAGATGGATAGTGACACGTTGTCTCAAACTCTTATGATCGTAGGAATCATCGCGATGTTTACCGTCTTTTATATgtga
- the LOC110879615 gene encoding protein MIZU-KUSSEI 1, which yields MAKPSPDKKHFHWSNKVSNEDEEQEHVPSFNSCPEKDKDNELPSSLSRKKLPAITIARVRSVLSALSKNRPNPVHGLGTRVTGTLFGSRKGHVHFAFQKGPTHQPVFLIELQTPISGLVKEMASGLVRIALECDKKVGSSRRMLEEPVWRTYCNGKKCGFAMKRECGEKEWKVLKAVEPISMGAGVLPAEKPGDEDEEEDEGVVNHEGEIMYMRAKFERVVGSRDSEAFYMMNPDSNGAPELSIYLLRI from the coding sequence ATGGCAAAACCCTCTCCAGACAAAAAACACTTCCACTGGTCAAACAAAGTTAGCAACGAAGATGAAGAACAAGAACATGTTCCTTCATTCAACTCCTGTCCTGAAAAGGATAAAGATAACGAATTACCCTCATCCTTATCAAGAAAGAAGCTCCCAGCGATCACGATCGCTAGGGTTCGCTCAGTACTGTCCGCACTGAGCAAGAACCGTCCCAACCCAGTGCATGGGTTAGGAACTAGGGTTACTGGAACCCTATTCGGTTCTCGCAAAGGCCACGTCCACTTCGCTTTTCAAAAAGGCCCAACTCACCAACCCGTGTTCCTGATCGAGCTGCAGACTCCTATCAGCGGGTTGGTGAAGGAAATGGCGTCAGGGCTCGTGAGAATCGCACTCGAGTGCGATAAGAAAGTTGGTAGCTCAAGAAGGATGTTGGAAGAGCCTGTTTGGAGGACTTATTGCAACGGAAAGAAGTGCGGTTTCGCGATGAAAAGAGAGTGTGGAGAGAAAGAATGGAAGGTTTTGAAAGCGGTTGAGCCGATATCCATGGGAGCTGGTGTGCTGCCAGCAGAAAAACCgggtgatgaagatgaagaagaagatgaaggggtGGTTAATCATGAAGGTGAGATCATGTACATGAGGGCTAAGTTTGAAAGAGTTGTGGGATCAAGGGATTCTGAGGCATTCTATATGATGAATCCAGATAGCAATGGTGCTCCTGAGCTAAGCATCTATTTGCTAAGAATTTGA